A region of Plantactinospora sp. BC1 DNA encodes the following proteins:
- a CDS encoding MarR family transcriptional regulator, which translates to MSHEPARASAIADLMRAGRETSRLSMVFRYAIADRLGLTVSDLESLDFLADVGSATAGQVAERTNLTTGAVTSMLRRLQQAGYVTTERDPADRRRVIVTLRPERIAELERPYERFAERAEQLIEGYSVEEITLLVRHYDRMQAMYLAELDRLRSGDTAQRSV; encoded by the coding sequence ATGTCCCACGAGCCGGCCCGGGCGTCCGCGATCGCCGACCTCATGCGTGCCGGGCGGGAGACCTCGCGGCTGTCCATGGTGTTCCGGTACGCCATCGCGGACCGGCTGGGTCTCACCGTGAGCGACCTGGAGTCCCTGGACTTCCTGGCGGACGTCGGATCCGCCACCGCAGGCCAGGTCGCCGAGCGGACCAACCTCACCACCGGGGCGGTGACCAGCATGCTCCGCCGGCTCCAGCAGGCCGGCTACGTGACGACCGAGCGCGATCCGGCGGACCGGCGGCGGGTGATCGTCACCCTGCGGCCGGAGCGGATCGCCGAGTTGGAGCGACCCTACGAGCGGTTCGCCGAGCGGGCGGAACAGCTCATCGAGGGCTACAGCGTCGAGGAGATCACACTGCTGGTCCGGCACTACGACCGAATGCAGGCGATGTACCTCGCCGAGTTGGACCGCCTCCGCAGCGGCGACACCGCGCAGCGGTCTGTCTGA